The Tachypleus tridentatus isolate NWPU-2018 chromosome 5, ASM421037v1, whole genome shotgun sequence genome includes a window with the following:
- the LOC143250331 gene encoding uncharacterized protein LOC143250331 — protein MCLSALCVLCVFYAWKYKPREERNVLKNRVEHKQPGAEKITTDELDILEAMPLIPECEKKDSAKNVKKTKTNIPRKQKVAKRTTLETIYENDLGERNSLTETPASKQGKAIKEYIQRPLFPRNVNNYDELIVVKPKSTQGHRKKKVVILIENSDSQDTFIIGKVRKPI, from the exons ATGTGTCTTAgtgctttgtg CGTACTTTGTGTTTTCTACGCCTGGAAATATAAACCTCGGGAAGaacggaatgttttgaaaaaccgtgTCGAACACAAACAGCCTGGTGCTGAAAAGATAACCACTGatgaattggatatattggaggctatgccactgatccCTGAATGTGAGAAGAAGGACTCTGCAAAAAAtgttaagaagacaaaaactaatataccAAGAAAGCAAAAAGTGGCCAAACGAACAACCCTGGAGACGATATATGAAAACGACCTTGGAGAAAGAAATTctttg ACAGAAACACCAGCGTCAAAACAAGGAAAAGCTATTAAAGAATATATCCAGCGACCTCTGTTTCCTAGAAATGTGAACAATTACGATGAACTTATTGTCGTTAAACCAAAGAGTACACAAGGACAtcgaaaaaaaaaggttgttattCTCATTGAAAATTCTGACAGCCAAGATACGTTTATCATTGGAAAAGTTCGGAAACCAAtctga